The following coding sequences lie in one Buchnera aphidicola (Macrosiphum euphorbiae) genomic window:
- a CDS encoding IscS subfamily cysteine desulfurase, which translates to MKTPIYLDYAATTPVEFEVAKKMMNYLTIDGVFGNSASRSHKFGWNAEEVVDIARNQISDLIGADSREIVFTSGATEANNLAIKGIAFFHQNKGKHIITSKTEHKSVLDTCRYLESKGFILTYLTPKNNGIIDLNDLKKNIKKDTILISIMHVNNEIGIIQDINSISKICRNNGIFFHVDATQSVGKIPIDLKKLSIDLMSFSAHKVYGPKGIGALYVRRKPRVRLLSLIHGGGHERGMRSGTLPVHQIVGMGESFMLAKKKIHDDFIHLTKLRNFLWNGIKNIEEVYLNSDLQQGVPHILNVSFNYVEGESLIMALKDLAISSGSACTSASLEPSYVLKALGIKDELAHSSIRFSIGRFTTEEEITHTIKLIHQSINRLRELSPLWEMFKSGVDLNSIEWDHS; encoded by the coding sequence ATGAAAACTCCTATTTATTTAGATTATGCGGCAACTACTCCTGTAGAGTTTGAAGTTGCAAAGAAAATGATGAATTATTTAACAATTGATGGAGTTTTTGGGAATTCTGCATCACGTTCTCATAAATTTGGTTGGAATGCAGAAGAAGTAGTTGATATCGCACGCAATCAAATATCTGATTTAATTGGAGCAGACTCTCGTGAAATTGTTTTTACTTCCGGTGCCACTGAAGCTAATAATTTGGCTATAAAAGGAATAGCTTTTTTCCACCAAAATAAAGGTAAACATATTATTACTAGTAAAACAGAACACAAATCTGTTTTAGATACCTGTAGATATTTAGAAAGTAAAGGGTTTATTCTGACTTATCTCACTCCTAAAAATAATGGTATTATTGACTTAAATGATTTAAAAAAAAATATAAAAAAAGATACTATACTTATTTCAATTATGCATGTAAATAATGAAATTGGTATTATACAAGATATTAATAGTATATCAAAAATTTGCCGAAATAATGGAATTTTTTTTCATGTAGATGCAACTCAAAGTGTAGGAAAAATACCTATTGATTTAAAAAAATTATCTATAGATTTAATGTCTTTTTCCGCTCATAAAGTTTATGGCCCAAAGGGAATTGGTGCTCTTTATGTTCGTCGCAAACCACGTGTTCGATTATTATCTTTAATACATGGAGGAGGTCACGAAAGAGGTATGCGTTCAGGAACACTACCGGTTCATCAAATTGTAGGAATGGGTGAATCATTTATGCTGGCCAAAAAGAAAATACATGATGATTTTATTCATTTAACAAAATTAAGAAATTTTCTGTGGAATGGTATTAAAAATATTGAAGAAGTATATTTAAATAGTGATTTACAACAAGGTGTACCTCATATATTAAATGTTAGTTTTAATTATGTTGAAGGTGAATCGTTAATTATGGCTCTTAAAGATTTAGCTATTTCTTCTGGTTCTGCTTGTACTTCTGCTAGTTTAGAACCTTCTTATGTTCTAAAAGCTTTAGGTATAAAAGATGAATTAGCTCATAGTTCTATTCGTTTTTCAATTGGTAGATTTACTACAGAAGAAGAAATTACACACACAATAAAACTAATTCATCAGTCTATTAATAGATTACGTGAACTTTCTCCTTTATGGGAAATGTTTAAATCAGGAGTTGATTTAAATAGTATAGAATGGGATCATAGTTAA
- the iscU gene encoding Fe-S cluster assembly scaffold IscU: MAYSKKVMDHYENPRNVGSFSNSDLNVGSGLVGAPACGDVMKLQIKVNEKGIIEDACFKTYGCGSAIASSSLVTEWVKGKSITEAESIRNTTIVEELDLPPVKIHCSILAEDAIKAAIADYKSKKHLN; this comes from the coding sequence ATGGCTTATAGTAAAAAAGTGATGGATCATTATGAAAATCCACGAAATGTTGGATCTTTTTCTAATTCCGATCTTAATGTAGGAAGTGGATTAGTAGGTGCACCTGCTTGTGGCGATGTGATGAAATTACAAATAAAAGTTAATGAGAAAGGTATTATTGAAGATGCATGTTTTAAAACATATGGTTGTGGTTCTGCTATAGCATCAAGCTCGTTAGTTACTGAATGGGTTAAAGGTAAATCGATAACAGAAGCAGAATCAATTAGAAACACCACTATAGTAGAAGAATTGGATCTTCCTCCCGTAAAGATTCATTGTTCTATTTTAGCAGAAGATGCTATTAAAGCGGCTATAGCTGATTATAAAAGCAAAAAACATTTAAATTAG
- the hscB gene encoding Fe-S protein assembly co-chaperone HscB, translating to MNYFSLFKVPKNFKIDEKLLSENFYKLQLKFHPDLFMNDSEAKKKIILEKSIQINKGYETLKNFLSRAIYFLFLNGFKIKKETILLENNNFLMKYFSLYEELDELKKNNFNKQHLDNFIEKIEKRIMNCENKIEIKFEKKKYEEVIQIIAKLLFFKKIQDNLKKEYNMFLRRTN from the coding sequence ATGAATTATTTTTCATTATTTAAAGTGCCAAAAAATTTTAAAATTGATGAAAAGTTACTTTCTGAAAATTTTTATAAGTTACAATTAAAATTTCATCCTGATTTGTTTATGAATGATTCTGAAGCTAAAAAAAAAATAATTTTAGAAAAATCAATACAAATTAATAAAGGTTATGAAACTTTAAAAAATTTTCTAAGTAGAGCAATATATTTTCTTTTTTTAAATGGTTTTAAAATAAAAAAAGAAACTATTTTATTAGAAAATAATAATTTTTTAATGAAATATTTTTCTTTATATGAAGAATTAGATGAATTAAAAAAAAATAATTTTAATAAACAACATTTAGATAATTTTATAGAAAAAATAGAAAAAAGAATTATGAACTGTGAAAACAAAATTGAAATAAAATTTGAGAAAAAAAAATATGAAGAAGTTATTCAAATAATTGCAAAATTGCTTTTTTTTAAAAAAATACAAGATAATTTAAAAAAAGAATATAATATGTTTTTAAGACGAACAAATTAG